CACCGGCGTCCGGGGTCGGCGGGATGCGCACGGGTCCGGTAGCCCGCGTGATGCCGAAGCCCTCGAACCAGGTGCGCACCGCCGCCGTGGAGCGCCGGGTCAGGATCGAGCGCGTGCGCACCGGATCCAGGGCCGAGGGGTCCAGGTCGCCCTCGCTGTCGTACGCGCCGAAGGCGATCAGCTCGAAGTCCCGGTTCTCCAGGGTCGCCGGCGCGCCCAGCAGCTCCGAGATCTCGTCCACCAGCTCCTGGTAGTCACCCTTGTGATCGGTCGCCACCCGGGCATTCTCCCGCATTCTCCGGCCCTCTTCATACATCTGTCTGAGATCGGACTCGGGGATGCGTGACAGCTGTCGATGGCCCACGATCGGAGAACTCCCTAGGTTTCACGGTGGTTCTCCGTGCCGTACCCGGACAGTCGGGTAGTGGCCGTTCAGATGCTCGCCTGTGGAGGTGCCCCGTGCTGGGTCCCGTGATTCTCGCCGCGTCGCGCAGCGACCGGATGCGTCGCCTGATCTCGGCGGCCCCGGTGACCAAGCAGGTCGTCGACCGCTTCATCCCCGGCGAGACCGTGACCGACATCGTCCCGATCGTCGAGGACCTCACGGCCAAGGGCCTGGAGCTGACGATGGACGTCGTCGGCGAGGACATCACCACCCCCGAGCAGGCCGCCGCCGCCCGCGACGCCTACCTGGAGCTGATCGGCCGGCTCAAGGAGCTGGAGCTCGGCGAGCGCGTGGAGATGTCCGTCAAGCTGTCCATGTTCGGCCAGGCGCTGGAGGGCGGCCACGAGCTGGCCCTCGCCAACGTCCGCCCGGTCGTCGAGGCCGCCGCCGCCATCGGCACGACCGTCACGCTGGACGCCGAGGACCACACCACCCTGGACTCGATGTTCGCCATCCACGAGGAGCTGCGGAAGGACTTCCCGCAGACCGGCTGCGTCATCCAGGCCTACCTCTTCCGCACCGAGGCCGACGCCCGCCGCCTGGCGGACGCCGGCAGCCGCGTGCGTCTGGTGAAGGGCGCCTACAAGGAGCCCGCCGAGGTCGCCTACCAGCAGAAGCACGAGATCGACAAGGCCTACGTGCGTATCCTGAGGACGCTGATGGAGGGCGAGGGCTACCCGATGATCGGGTCCCACGACCCGCGCCTGATCTCCATCGCCCAGGAGCTGGCCCACCAGGCCGGCCGCAAGCTCGACGAGTACGAGTTCCAGATGCTGTACGGCATCCGCGGCGACGAGCACCTGCGCCTGGCCGCCGAGGGCCACCGCATGCGCGTCTACACCGCCTACGGCACCGACTGGTACGGCTACTTCATGCGCCGTCTGGCGGAGAAGCCGGCGAACCTGCGCTTCTTCCTCCGGTCGATGGTCAGCAAGGGCTGAGCCCGAACACCCGCTCACGTACAAGGAGTTACGGATCTCATGGACGCTGTGACCCAGGTCCCCACCCCGGTCAACGAGCCGGTGCACGGCTACGCCCCCGGTTCGCCCGAGCGCCTGCGCCTGGAGGCCAAGCTCAAGGAGCTGGCCGACAACCCGATCGACCTGCCGATGACCATCGGCGGCGAGAAGCGCATGGGCGGCGGCGAGCCGTTCCAGGTGGTCCAGCCGCACAACCACAAGGCCGTCATCGGCACCCTGCGCCACGCCACCCAGCAGGACGCGCAGGACGCCGTGGACGCGGCCCTGGCCGCCGCGCCGGCCTGGCGCGCCATGTCCTTCGACGACCGCGCCGCGATCATCCTGCGCGCCGCCGAGCTGCTCTCCGGCCCGTGGCGCGAGACGATCGCCGCCTCCACCATGCTCGGCCAGTCGAAGACCGCCCAGCAGGCCGAGATCGACAGCCCCTGCGAGCTCGTCGACTTCTGGCGCTTCAACGTCCACTACGCCCGCCAGATCCTCGCCGAGCAGCCCCCGGCGAACTCCCCGGGCGTGTGGAACCGCATGGACCACCGCCCGCTGGAGGGCTTCGTCTACGCGATCACGCCGTTCAACTTCTCGGCGATCGCCGCGAACCTGCCCACCGCCCCCGCGCTCATGGGCAACGTCGTGGTCTGGAAGCCGTCCCCGACGCAGACGCACGCGGCCGTGCTCCTCATGCAGCTCCTGGAGGAGGCCGGCCTGCCCAAGGGCGTCATCAACCTCGTCACCGGCGACGGCATCGAGGTCTCCAAGGTCGTCCTCGAGCACCGCGATCTGGCCGGTATCCACTTCACCGGCTCGACCAAGACCTTCCAGTACCTGTGGAAGACGGTCGGCAACAACATCGAGAAGTACCGCTCCTACCCGCGCCTGGTCGGCGAGACCGGCGGCAAGGACTTCCTGGTCGCGCACCCCAGCGCCGACCGCGCGGTGCTGAAGACCGCCCTGACCCGCGGTGCCTTCGAGTACCAGGGCCAGAAGTGCAGCGCCACCTCCCGCGCCTACATCCCGGCCTCCATCTGGAACTCGGGCTTCAAGGAGGAGTTCGCGGCCGAGGTCGACTACCTCACCATGGGTGACGTCACCGACCTGTCGAACTTCATGGGCGCCGTGATCGACGACCGCGCGTTCGCCAAGAACAAGGCCGCGATCGACCGGGCCAAGGCGGACCCGACCTGCACGATCGTCGCGGGCGGCACCTACGACGACTCGGTCGGCTACTTCGTCCGCCCGACCGTCGTCGAGTGCAGCGACCCGGAGAACGAGGTCTTCACGAGCGAGTACTTCGGCCCGTTCCTCGCCGTGCACGTCTACGAGGACGACCAGTACGACGAGATGCTGACCCAGATGGAGTCGGTGTCGGACTACGCGCTCACCGGTTCGGTCATCTCGGGCGACCGTGCCGCGGCCGCGTACACGATGGAGAAGCTCCGCTACGCGGCGGGCAACTTCTACATCAACGACAAGTCGACCGGCGCCGTCGTCGGCCAGCAGCCCTTCGGCGGCGGCCGCGCCTCCGGCACCAACGACAAGGCCGGTGCCCCCCAGAACCTCCTGCGCTGGACCCTGACCCGCGCGATCAAGGAGACCCTGGTCCCGCCGACCGACTACGCGTACCCGCACATGGGCTGATCCGCCCACCCCCGAGCGACGGGCCGGGGAGCCTGACACCGATCAGGCTCCCCGGCCCGTTTCCATGTCCTGAGGGCTGTCCGGGCCCCCGCCCCGGACAGCGAACGCGCAGGTCAACGCGGTGTGACCGGGTCCACCGTCTCAGATAGTAGGAAGTCCGAGTAATTGGGCAGACAGGCGCGGTCCGCTCCCTTACTTTGGAAGAAGCCGAACGTCTCGCTCGATCCAGCGAATGGCGGTCGTGAGCCGGGCCCCGTGCAGGCAACCCCTGCGGCCGCAGCTCCCCGCCCCTTCCGGCGTCTCGTAACCCTCATTGCGCACAGCACGTGCGTCGAAGGAGTCGATCTGCCATGGCCGAGACGACCGTCAGCCGCCGGGTCCGCCACGCGACCCGCACCAGCGAGTCCGACCGCAAGAACGCCGCCGCCGCCCTCCAGCGCGCCCTCGACCGCCGCGACAACGGCGGCGAGACCGGCCACTGAGCCACCCCGGACCGGGAGCCGCACCCCGTGGGGTGCGGCGCGGCCTCAGCCGCCGCGCCGCACCTCGAAGTGGTCGATCCGCCGGCCGTCCTGCGCCAGCGCCGACACCTTCAGCCGCGGCCGCGGGCCGGGCCGCGCCTCCACCCTGAGCAGCGAGAAGCCGGTGTAGCGCACCCGCGACCAGTGCGCCGTCTCCGGCACCCGCTCCTTGTCCCGGCCCCAGTGGAAGGTCGGCACCGCGCGGTGCCGGCCGACGTGCCCCTCGTAGCTGTCCCTGACGCCCGAGGGGAAGGAGTACAGGTCGCGGCCGCCCCCGCCGGCGGTGACGTACACGATCCCGTCCCGGGCGGGGTCGGTGGAGCCGCCGACGGGCACCTCACGGCCCACCGCGCCGTTCCGGATGGCGTCCGTGCGCTCGTAGACGTGGTTGTGCCCGTTGATCACCAGGTCCACCCGGTGCCTGGCGAGCAGCGGCAGCCACTTCGCCCGCACCCCGCCGTCCGAGGCGTGCTGCGAGGTCGAGTACGCGCAGTGGTGGAAGAAGACGACCACGAAGTCCACGCCCGGCCTGGCCCGCAGCTCGCCCAGCTTCGCGTCCAGCCAGCGGGTCTGCCGGCCGTCACTGTGCCCGTGGTTGGCGGGGATCTCGTACGACACGTCGTTGGCGTCCAGCGCCACGAAGGCGGTGTTGCCGTAGGTGAACGCGTAGGCGCCCGGCGTCCCGCGCGGGTCGAACCCGCTGTCCGGCAGGGAGAACCGGGCGAGCTGGCCGCCGTAGCCGTCCGGCGAGTACCACGCCTCCATGTCGTGGTTGCCGGTCGTCACCATCCACGGCACCGACCGCGCGACCGGCTCGTTCTGCTTCAGGAACAGGTCCCAGAACGTGGGGTCGTAGCCGTCCGAGGTCTGCCCGGCGCCGTTGACGTCCGCGTAGCAGATGTCGCCCGCGTGCAGGTGGAAGGCCGGTTCCTGGCGCAGCACCACGTGGTCGTTGGCGTTCGCGGCCCGGCCGACCCCCTGGTCGCCGAAGGCGGTGAAGACGAAGCGCTCCGCCGCCGCGGGCGCCGTGCGGAACGAGGCGAGGGCGGTGCGGTGGGCGGGCGCGGCCGGGTCCCAGCCGTCGTGCCCGACCCCGTAGTAGTACGTCGTGCCCGGCCGCAGCCCGTCCAGAGCCGCGTGCAGGTAGTACTGCTCGACCGCCCGCCGCACCCCCGGTACCCCGGGCGTGCGCAGGTCGCGCAGCTCGGCCGGGACCCGGCGGCCGAGGTCGTCCGGGCGCGTCCCGAGGCGCAGATACGGCCGGCGCACCGCGAACGGCACCTGCCAGGAGACCCGCATCTGCGTCCTCGGGTCGGCGCCGAAGGCCAGGTGGCGGCCGAACGGCCGGATCACCGACCCGGAGACGCGGGAGGCGGCCGGGCCCGGCCGCGCCGCCGCGCCGGCACCGGAGCAGCCGGCCAGCAGCCCGCCCGCGACCGCGCCCGCCGTCACCAGGGTGCGGCGGGGGACCAGCCGGGCGCGCAGGTACTCGTACTGCTCGGCCATGCTCATCCGCTCCGCCAGCGGGCGCGGGATGCCGAAGTCGGGAGTCTCCATGGAGGGGAAGTTTCCACGGGGTTGCGACGGCCGAGCCACCCCGGGGTGAACGCCAGCCGACAGGATGACACCGCACCCGTCCCGGGTGTCCGCATCGCGGACAAGGCGTGTCATCCCCTGGGACGAGGAGTAGGGTGCCGACATGTCTCGCAGCATCAATCTCGCAGTGATCCCCGGTGACGGCATCGGCCAGGAGGTCGTGGCCGAGGGTCTCAAGGTCCTCTCCGCCGTCCTGCCGCAGGATGTGAAGCTGGAGACCCAGGAGTACGACTTCGGCGCCAAGCGGTACCACGCCACCGGTGAGACCCTCACCGACGCCGACCTCGACGCGCTCAAGCGGCACGACGCCATCCTGCTCGGCGCCATCGGCGACCCGTCCGTGCCGTCCGGCGTGCTGGAGCGCGGCTTCCTGCTCAAGCTCCGGTTCGCCTTCGACCACCACGTCAACCTGCGTCCGTCGAAGCTGCTCCCGGGTGTCGCCACCCCGCTCGCCGGCCAGCCCGAGATCGACTTCGTCGTGGTCCGTGAGGGCACCGAGGGCCCCTACACGGGCAACGGCGGCACCATCCGCAAGGGCACCGAGCACGAGGTCGCCACCGAGGTCTCCGTCAACACCGCCTTCGGGGTGGAGCGCGTGGTCCGCGACGCCTTCGCCCGCGCCCAGGCCCGCCCGCGCAAGAAGCTCACGCTGGTCCACAAGAACAACGTGCTGACCTTCGCCGGGCACCTGTGGACGAACGTCTTCAACAAGGTGGCCCAGGAGTTCCCCGAGGTCACCACCGACTACATCCACGTCGACGCGGCGACCATCTACCTGGTCACCGACCCGGCCCGGTTCGACGTGATCGTCACCGACAACCTCTTCGGCGACATCATCACCGACCTCGCCGCGGCCGTCTCCGGCGGCATCGGCGTGGCCGCCTCCGGCAACATCAACCCCGGCCGCGAGTTCCCGTCCATGTTCGAGCCGGTGCACGGCTCGGCCCCGGACATCGCGGGCCAGGGCAAGGCCGACCCCACCGCCACGGTCCTGTCCGTCGCCCTGCTGCTGCGCCACCTCGGCTACGACGGCGAGGCCGACCGCATCGACGCGGCGGTCACCGCGGACCTGACCGAGCGGGCCGGCAAGCCCGCCCGGAGCACCTCGGAGATCGGCGACGCCCTCGCCGTACGCGTAGCCGGCTGACCCGCCGAGCACGCCCAAGCCGCCGGGTCGCATCAGCGCCCGGCGGCTTTTCCTGTGCGGTCGCCGGGTGCCACCATCAACCCCGGGCCGCATTCACCCCGATTCCGTCCGCCGGGGCCCCGCGCGCGATAATCGAACGCGGAGCCGCGACATGAGGGAATGCTCGGACGTCCTCGCACTGGCCACCGGCCGGCCGGGCGTGCACGCGGCTCGTCACTACAACCGGTGAAGGACAACACATGACGACGCCCACGATCGAGCTCAAGCCCTCCGCCCACCCGCTCGCCGCCGCGGAGCGCGAGGCGATCCTGGCCAGCCCCGGATTCGGCCGCCACTTCACCGACCACATGGTGACGATCAAGTGGACCGAGGGCCGCGGCTGGCACGACGGCCAGCTCGTTCCGTACGCGCCGATCCCCCTCGACCCGGCCACCAACGTCCTGCACTACGCCCAGGAGATCTTCGAGGGCCTGAAGGCCTACCGCCGGCCCGACGGCTCGGTCGCCACCTTCCGCCCGGACCAGAACGCCAAGCGCTTCCAGCGTTCCGCGCGCCGCCTGGCGATGCCGGAGCTGCCGGTCGAGACGTTCATCGAGGCGTGCGACGTGCTGGTCCAGCAGGACAAGGACTGGGTGCCCGCGCACGGCGGCGAGGAGTCCCTCTACCTGCGCCCCTTCATGATCGCCACCGAGGTCGGCCTCGGCGTCAAGCCGGCCAACGAGTACCTCTTCATCGTCATCGCCTCCCCGGCCGGCGCCTACTTCCCGGGCGGTGTGCGCCCGGTGTCGATCTGGGTCTCCGAGGACCGCGTCCGCGCCGTCCCCGGCGGCATGGGCGACGCCAAGACCGGCGGCAACTACGCCGCCTCGCTGCTCGCCCAGGCCGAGGCCGCGGCCAAGGGCTGCGACCAGGTCTGCTACCTCGACGCGGTCGAGCACAAGTGGGTCGAGGAACTCGGCGGCATGAACCTGTACTTCGTCTACGGCGACCGGATCGTCACGCCCACGCTGACCGGCTCGATCCTGGAGGGCGTCACCCGTGACTCCCTGCTGGCCGTCGCCCGCGACCTCGGCTACAAGTCCGAGGAGGGCCGCGTCTCCGTCGAGCAGTGGCAGCGCGACTCCGAGAACGGCACGCTCACCGAGGTGTTCGCCTGCGGCACCGCGGCCGTGATCACCCCGGTCGGCACCGTCAAGCGGGACGGCGCCGAGTGGCGGCAGAGCGGCGGAGAGCCCGGCGAGGTCACCCTCCGCCTGCGCCGCGCCCTGCTGGACATCCAGCGCGGCACGGCCGAGGACCGGCACGGCTGGATGCACGAGCTGGCCTGACGCCCCCGGCCAGCCCTCAGCGCTCGGCGCCCACGCCCGCGGCCGCCGCGGACTCCTGGTCCGCGGCGGCCGTGGGCCGTTCCGGGGTGAGCGTCAGCAGCACGTAGACCAGCCCGCCGACGGCGCCCGACAGCAGGAAGCTGCAGTCCACCCCGCCGGTCAGGCCCAGCAGCGGGCCCTCGTACGACGGCAGGGACACCGCCAGCAGGCCGACGGCCGCGCCGGCCGCCCAGGAGACGGTGGCCCGCGGGTTCCAGCCGGCCCGGTACCAGTAGATCCCGCCCCGCGAGCGGCGGTTGAAGACCTGGAGGGCGTCGGCGTCGTACACACCGCGGCAGCGGACGAAGCCGATGAGGGTGATGACCGCCCACGGGGTGCCGATCGCGGTGAGCAGCAGCACGAAGGACGTCATGGCGGACTGCGCGTTCCAGGCGTAGTGCCCGGCGAAGACGCAGGCCGTGGCCACCACGGCGACCGTGCAGGTGGCGCGGGCGCGGGAGGCGCGGGGCAGGATCGCGTCCAGGTCGAGGCCCATCGAGTACAGCATCAGGCCCGCGTTGCCGACCGAGCCCGCGGAGGCGGACAGCAGCAGCGGCAGCAGGTACCAGGCGGGCGAGGCGGAGACCAGGGGACCGGCGTAGTCGCCGGCCGCGCGGGCCGCGTAGGCCGTGAAGGTGCCGAACAGCTGCGGCACCAGCAGACCCAGGACCAGGCCGAGCCAGGTCGCGTGCAGCACGCGGCGGCCGGAGTGGCGCGCGGGGGAGATGTAGCGGGTGTAGTCGCCGAGCAGCGTGATGAACGCGATCGGCCCGGACAGCCCCGCCGCCACCGCCGCGAGGAACCAGGTCGGCCAGAAGGAGCCCAGCAGGTAGCCGCCGGCGTCCGCGAGCGGCGAGGTGCCGAAGCGCGGGGCGTAGGCGAGGACGCCGAGGGCCAGCAGGGCGGTCATGCCGACGGCCAGTACCCGGGACATGGCGAGCAGTACCCGGTAGCCGTAGACCGCGCCCGCGACCGTCGCCGCGGCGAGCAGCGCGTAGACGACGGCGTAC
Above is a genomic segment from Streptomyces collinus Tu 365 containing:
- a CDS encoding proline dehydrogenase family protein, with translation MLGPVILAASRSDRMRRLISAAPVTKQVVDRFIPGETVTDIVPIVEDLTAKGLELTMDVVGEDITTPEQAAAARDAYLELIGRLKELELGERVEMSVKLSMFGQALEGGHELALANVRPVVEAAAAIGTTVTLDAEDHTTLDSMFAIHEELRKDFPQTGCVIQAYLFRTEADARRLADAGSRVRLVKGAYKEPAEVAYQQKHEIDKAYVRILRTLMEGEGYPMIGSHDPRLISIAQELAHQAGRKLDEYEFQMLYGIRGDEHLRLAAEGHRMRVYTAYGTDWYGYFMRRLAEKPANLRFFLRSMVSKG
- the pruA gene encoding L-glutamate gamma-semialdehyde dehydrogenase, encoding MDAVTQVPTPVNEPVHGYAPGSPERLRLEAKLKELADNPIDLPMTIGGEKRMGGGEPFQVVQPHNHKAVIGTLRHATQQDAQDAVDAALAAAPAWRAMSFDDRAAIILRAAELLSGPWRETIAASTMLGQSKTAQQAEIDSPCELVDFWRFNVHYARQILAEQPPANSPGVWNRMDHRPLEGFVYAITPFNFSAIAANLPTAPALMGNVVVWKPSPTQTHAAVLLMQLLEEAGLPKGVINLVTGDGIEVSKVVLEHRDLAGIHFTGSTKTFQYLWKTVGNNIEKYRSYPRLVGETGGKDFLVAHPSADRAVLKTALTRGAFEYQGQKCSATSRAYIPASIWNSGFKEEFAAEVDYLTMGDVTDLSNFMGAVIDDRAFAKNKAAIDRAKADPTCTIVAGGTYDDSVGYFVRPTVVECSDPENEVFTSEYFGPFLAVHVYEDDQYDEMLTQMESVSDYALTGSVISGDRAAAAYTMEKLRYAAGNFYINDKSTGAVVGQQPFGGGRASGTNDKAGAPQNLLRWTLTRAIKETLVPPTDYAYPHMG
- a CDS encoding purple acid phosphatase family protein; translated protein: METPDFGIPRPLAERMSMAEQYEYLRARLVPRRTLVTAGAVAGGLLAGCSGAGAAARPGPAASRVSGSVIRPFGRHLAFGADPRTQMRVSWQVPFAVRRPYLRLGTRPDDLGRRVPAELRDLRTPGVPGVRRAVEQYYLHAALDGLRPGTTYYYGVGHDGWDPAAPAHRTALASFRTAPAAAERFVFTAFGDQGVGRAANANDHVVLRQEPAFHLHAGDICYADVNGAGQTSDGYDPTFWDLFLKQNEPVARSVPWMVTTGNHDMEAWYSPDGYGGQLARFSLPDSGFDPRGTPGAYAFTYGNTAFVALDANDVSYEIPANHGHSDGRQTRWLDAKLGELRARPGVDFVVVFFHHCAYSTSQHASDGGVRAKWLPLLARHRVDLVINGHNHVYERTDAIRNGAVGREVPVGGSTDPARDGIVYVTAGGGGRDLYSFPSGVRDSYEGHVGRHRAVPTFHWGRDKERVPETAHWSRVRYTGFSLLRVEARPGPRPRLKVSALAQDGRRIDHFEVRRGG
- a CDS encoding 3-isopropylmalate dehydrogenase; translation: MSRSINLAVIPGDGIGQEVVAEGLKVLSAVLPQDVKLETQEYDFGAKRYHATGETLTDADLDALKRHDAILLGAIGDPSVPSGVLERGFLLKLRFAFDHHVNLRPSKLLPGVATPLAGQPEIDFVVVREGTEGPYTGNGGTIRKGTEHEVATEVSVNTAFGVERVVRDAFARAQARPRKKLTLVHKNNVLTFAGHLWTNVFNKVAQEFPEVTTDYIHVDAATIYLVTDPARFDVIVTDNLFGDIITDLAAAVSGGIGVAASGNINPGREFPSMFEPVHGSAPDIAGQGKADPTATVLSVALLLRHLGYDGEADRIDAAVTADLTERAGKPARSTSEIGDALAVRVAG
- a CDS encoding branched-chain amino acid aminotransferase; translated protein: MTTPTIELKPSAHPLAAAEREAILASPGFGRHFTDHMVTIKWTEGRGWHDGQLVPYAPIPLDPATNVLHYAQEIFEGLKAYRRPDGSVATFRPDQNAKRFQRSARRLAMPELPVETFIEACDVLVQQDKDWVPAHGGEESLYLRPFMIATEVGLGVKPANEYLFIVIASPAGAYFPGGVRPVSIWVSEDRVRAVPGGMGDAKTGGNYAASLLAQAEAAAKGCDQVCYLDAVEHKWVEELGGMNLYFVYGDRIVTPTLTGSILEGVTRDSLLAVARDLGYKSEEGRVSVEQWQRDSENGTLTEVFACGTAAVITPVGTVKRDGAEWRQSGGEPGEVTLRLRRALLDIQRGTAEDRHGWMHELA
- a CDS encoding cytosine permease; amino-acid sequence: MPIEQRGVDTIPEEERTSGPRDLVSILLGSNLCLGVIIFGWLPASFGLGWWASVSAVVAGTVVGTVFTAPLALVSLRTATNLSTSSGAQFGVRGRLVGSVVGLLLALGYTALTVWIGGDVMVSVLGRLFGLRADGLSYAVVYALLAAATVAGAVYGYRVLLAMSRVLAVGMTALLALGVLAYAPRFGTSPLADAGGYLLGSFWPTWFLAAVAAGLSGPIAFITLLGDYTRYISPARHSGRRVLHATWLGLVLGLLVPQLFGTFTAYAARAAGDYAGPLVSASPAWYLLPLLLSASAGSVGNAGLMLYSMGLDLDAILPRASRARATCTVAVVATACVFAGHYAWNAQSAMTSFVLLLTAIGTPWAVITLIGFVRCRGVYDADALQVFNRRSRGGIYWYRAGWNPRATVSWAAGAAVGLLAVSLPSYEGPLLGLTGGVDCSFLLSGAVGGLVYVLLTLTPERPTAAADQESAAAAGVGAER